The Paenibacillus sp. FSL H7-0357 nucleotide sequence GGTCATCAAAGAGTTCAATACAGATGCGCTGATTGCCATTGTATATGGTGCGTTTGTGCTGTTGTTCAAGCTGATTAAGTCTGGAGTGTTAACCGAAACCCCCGATCTGCTGGAAGGTGTCGAAGAAAGCTGTTGGAATGCCATTAGAATCCTATGATTCTAGTGTTTTAAGGAGACTGCCAAATGACAAAAGTAAAGATATTTACAGATAGTCTTTCAGATCTGCCGTCCACCGTAATAGAACAATATGAGATTGGCATAGCTCCTGTATATGTTGTTTTTAGTAATGAGCTGATATTCCGGCATACGGTCGATATAACTACTGAGGAGATCTACACCTACGTAAGAGAGAAGGGGACGATTCCCGGTATTGCTGCTCCAACATCTCATGACTTAAGTACTCTCTTTGCTCCTTGTATTGCTGCCGGAGACAATGTATTATTCATCAGCATGGCCTCGGGGTTATCCCCAACCTACAAGAATGCAGTGGCAGCCGCCCAACAATTTCCGGAAGGGAGAGTCACTGTCATTGATTCCTCAAGCATTTCCTCAGGGACGGCGATGATGGTCCTTCGGGCAGTCGCAGCGGCGAGGAAGAGAAGGCATCCCGCAACT carries:
- a CDS encoding DegV family protein, giving the protein MTKVKIFTDSLSDLPSTVIEQYEIGIAPVYVVFSNELIFRHTVDITTEEIYTYVREKGTIPGIAAPTSHDLSTLFAPCIAAGDNVLFISMASGLSPTYKNAVAAAQQFPEGRVTVIDSSSISSGTAMMVLRAVAAARKRRHPATITKELHHSRTNLEEEMLLDKLNFVNQGGNVYGLHNRIKSPLNLKSPATVRSGRMHFSMNEPQGGATKALDKMLHNAIDNKDEIDQKLVLISQTMAEQPAEYLREALIKKVGCDEVLVTSSISGFLSRTSPRSLGVSYYRRADQD